In Helianthus annuus cultivar XRQ/B chromosome 8, HanXRQr2.0-SUNRISE, whole genome shotgun sequence, a single genomic region encodes these proteins:
- the LOC110873182 gene encoding histone H2B, which produces MAPKAEKKPAEKKPAEEKAPAEKKPKAGKKLPKEAGSAAADKKKKRTKKSVETYKIYIFKVLKQVHPDIGISSKAMGIMNSFINDIFEKLAQESSRLARYNKKPTITSREIQTAVRLVLPGELAKHAVSEGTKAVTKFTSS; this is translated from the coding sequence ATGGCGCCAAAGGCAGAGAAGAAGCCCGCCGAGAAGAAGCCAGCGGAAGAGAAAGCACCGGCGGAGAAGAAGCCAAAGGCCGGAAAGAAACTGCCGAAAGAAGCCGGATCTGCAGCCGCtgataagaagaagaagagaacGAAGAAGAGCGTGGAGACTTACAAGATCTACATCTTCAAGGTGTTGAAGCAGGTGCATCCTGACATCGGAATCTCCAGCAAAGCCATGGGAATCATGAACAGTTTCATCAACGACATCTTCGAGAAACTCGCTCAGGAGAGTTCCAGACTCGCACGTTACAACAAGAAGCCCACCATCACGTCTCGGGAGATCCAGACTGCTGTGCGGCTTGTTCTTCCTGGTGAATTGGCCAAACACGCTGTTTCTGAAGGCACAAAGGCGGTTACGAAATTTACAAGCTCTTAG